A region of the Echeneis naucrates chromosome 15, fEcheNa1.1, whole genome shotgun sequence genome:
TCCTCACAACCCATGGCCCTTATTGATTTACCATAATTTTCCTGAATTCCTGAGAACACTTGATAATAAAGGATTACTGAAGACATTTTGTGAttatctaacacacacacaacttccaaaggcttttctttcacaggttatggttcatatttctttttattgcaataaaaagaaaagaaagacattcaTAAATCATGTATAGTAAAAACAGTTTGTGTATACTAATAATGTGTCTGAGATAAGATTTGGGACttttaacagttaaaaaaaaaatctcaaatattAGTTAAGCAGGTTATCAACAAGTTATGTTGCACCTCCCTCTAGTGGACAATAAGATTCCTTTCACTCTTACCTGCAAACCTTCAATGCAACCAATGCCTCCACGACATGAATGGCAAGAGCGGCCCACCACCTGTAACAGACAGATGTGTTAGATTCCTCAACAAAGATATTTAAcacatgattaaaaaacagaaataataatgattagaGCCATCAGTTTAACTTCAGCTCCAACAGGAACATTTTATACCCAAAACATCCGAGTCACGTGACGGCCTGAAAAAGATCAACCACTTCGCACATTTGAAACACAAAAGACTGAAACAACAACCTCCACTTCACAAAACAGTCAAGTTTAAGGGCTGTCCTGTAAATCACATGACccaaccaacaacaaaacatcttcCTTTGATTGTTGCCTTAATACCCAGAGGCCGTGTGACTAACAGCAATCTGCTCATGTATAAAAAGCATTAAGACTTTAAAGGACTTTATCACACACAAAGGTTATTCAATGTGCTTAacagaaatgacagaagaataaaaactgaataaacGATGAATGATTATTAAAGAGAACAGCTGTGAGCTGTTTTGATTCAACTCTGCTTTGTGCTGCACGATAAGCTGCAATAATCAACTGTCATAAATAAAGGAATTAATCCTGAATTAATTAATGATCTGATCACTCTCATTTCTGATTCAATGAAGGTTGTAACACTCACCCTTTGTACATAACTTCAGCATGATTATCCACAAGGTATCTGGAGAAGGTACCGAACGGACCAAGGAGCTCAAATGGGATTTTTTCTGGTGCAAACACAACgcactgcaaaacacaaacgtaTGTCAGCAATAATTAAGTTAGTCTAGCATgtgctgtatatatataaaaaaataaaataaaataaaaaatcaatgCATTTCTCTGTTTGAAAGCACATTTAACCTCTTTAACATTtagacatacattttttttcagaacTGTTTTGCCCAAAGCGTGTTACTCAGAAGGTCAGTAATTCTTTAACTGTTTCAATAATCAAAGCGTTTTTTTGTTGACGTTGACTTTAGAGTAATCTGTCGTGCATTTCTTGTCACACATCTAAAAGTGTTCTGCTGCATTTAGATCTTAATGCTGGAAGGAAAAACAGTGACAATAATGAACTGTATAAAAAGAAGGCTTAATGAATGCCTTCTTATTCATCATAACAGTAACAGCCACATGTACTGCAAAGGGCAGCCTTGTTGTGCGAGATGCCACTTAGATCTAATTTGTTCTAGTTCTGCatcatgctgtttttttgtttttttttcctgtggtttGATATTAAAGTTTTGCAATGTGAAATCAAAGTTCAAGCTTCTGTGTGACTGTCAGAGTCAGGATTAGTTCTTCTCCTCCACATTTGTTGACATCTAATCTGGTAATTCTGCCGTGTTGATTTAGTAAACGCAGCTTTATCTCGCAGCTGAAGGAATCTGAACTGATAAAATGATATTTGTAGATCAATATGTtgcgtttttttgtttcacctaCTCCTTGTGGACATCGATGCATGTTGATTTTGAAGACACTTCTATAATTGCACAGCTCAGTTTTAGCATAATTGCATTGAATAATTCAGTTGGGGTTCTGTGTCTCACTGGAACATGAGTCCTGGACAGTGAAAGGCATTGTGTGGAGCTGTGAGCTGACGGGCCACAGAGGGCTTTATTTAGTTATTCtgtcaaacacaacacatatttctccatttattattgattataaCATTATTTAAAACTATAAGAACTTGTCCTTTTCCTTCCCACTCTGGTGTCCCTCCTGTTTCTGCACACGTGGCAGGTTTACCTTCAGTCTCACCGACATTTGACACCCAATCTGGGAAACGAAACAGAATCGCACCGAAAAAGTATCGTGTTCTATTTTTCAGCCTTTCAGCTCGACACagcaacacattaaaaataaatctaaagaTATTTCACTGCTGTGATTTCTCTGCTGATCAATTCGGCATTCATTTTGttggccaaaaacaaacacatcggCTGCAACGAACCGCCCCGATGCCTTCTGACCGACGTTAGTCAATATTACCGCTCATATTATTTCAGAGGTTATTTAGAGGGATTTTTATGGAATTTGGcaggtttgtcttttttctaaAGCGGTCAGTTGTTCGGAGGGGAAACATTAACACGAGTTGTCTGACAAACTGTTTGTAAAGTGGACTTTGTCCAATAGTTTGACCCCGCATAACCGAATAATCCATCCGGATATGAGTCATTGTCACCGGCTGAGACTTTTCCAGAGATTACAACAGAATGGAAATATAGAAAATCCAAAATCTCCGGAAAACTATGACGGAAATGATTTTAATGAGATTTTATGCGACCCGACACAACACGGTGgcatttttttaagtgaaataaataataacacatCCTTCATTTTATGGAATTTTAAGTCAACTTACAGTAAAATATCCAACCCCGAATGTCACAAAGACGATCCAGAACAGGCTGGTTCTCTTAAAATAATCGCATCCATCACTTTTCGCCATCGCTGccgctgctggtgctgctgctcgGCTGGTGCCGCCGTCAAATGTGACCGGGCGGAAACAGCGGCGGGACGGAAGCAGTCCCGGCGGCGAGTCGGTGTGGAGTTGGAAAagtttaattaataataattagaaaaagagaaatagaaatgTATAATACACTCTTTTTTTTAGCTAACGTTGATgtgaaacagtaattttgttttattttaatacaaataaaaatgattacgTGTGCTGTCGCCCTCTGGTGGTCTTTTGAAGGatttatgaaaaaagaaaaatgaattagAAAAATCATCGTCAGTAAAATGCCTCAAGATAACAAGATGATTTAAAAAGTCAGCTTCAGATTTCTACTCCCACCGTACAAAACGAGTCTGAATAATCTGCAGATGTGAAATGTTTCCACTgccaggtatttattttttgtacatgAAGATAGTAAAGATATAAATAAAGGGGTTTCCAATATTTCTCCCTCCAGTTTAAACAGTATAATCTGAATCAGTATGTGCTGTGGACACCAGTGTAAAGAGATAATCCTGGCCACAGACATCTGTTTGGTAAGACTTTGTTCTATTGCCCCTTTGAAAACCAGCCAAATGGTATCTAACCATTGATTTATACAACATAACTATAATTGTACATGCTCATAGTTTATGACATATATTGGGAAAAGAGGAGTGGAACTGCACAAACATGGGGAGAGAATATTACATATCTAACCAATCATTTCTATGTATCTCTCTGGAAGCTGACTCGTAAAATTGattcaataaaacaatatgTTCATTTTATAGAGATAAACCTGATTAgatgctcttttgtttttctaagaTAGAGCTCTCTATAGagtcaagaaaaaaatttaaaaattaaaaaacaaataaaatccgTAGTGGTTTTGGGTTTGGGTTTTCTTTGGGCAGAACCAGTGTTAGCTTTTATCACGCCATCATTGTGTGTAAACTTGGGCATAACAAGTATTTAACCTTCTGAAATGGTGTATTGATAAGACTCTTTcccatattattattttatcagatTAATTTTAGATAATCAAACTTGTGCCtgtgttttaatattaatatccaGTCTGAATTTAAAGCataatctcttatttattaGGGGGTGTGACAGCTTCCAGTGTTGGCAAACTGCTGCACGTGATATCTGACAGGATTTGGGTGAAGCACAGAGAGAGTTGGGGGACTTTCAGGAGCCGTCTCTTCACCTGGAGACATTGATTCTGCCTGTTGTccagataaagataaaaagaaagaactgaACTGAGCTTGTTGCTTTGCTTTAGATAACTCTGGTAGACTTCAAGCTGCATTGTTTTCTAATACACCTAAAAACTACCGTAAATCTGTTTCTGCACTTTGTCCTTAAGGACTGTTTGACTTTAGCCTGTTAGTGTGTTAgcttttgcattttcaaatgcaTCTGACATTTAGCGGCTGCTGCAACtagtaaaaataaatccatgtaAATATccaaacattaaatatttaatttaatggcTGTTTTCTGGCATCTTttgcaaaaaatatatatttaaaaaatggcaTATTGCAGTGAAGAGTCACAGCATTTGCACACAGCCTGGCCACGGCCCGGACATGTTAAACCATTTCACAAACTTGGCCCTCACTTTGATGCATTTATTCACTTTAATGAGgctggtgtgtggtgtgtgcagAGTAACTGTCCAATTAATCACTGAATAATTAGCcacctttgtttttcctctgatgaTAGCAGGGAGCTGCTCTGCATATGAGAAGAGAACAGGAGCCGCTGATAGGCTTCAGCTCAGAGTaccattttgtattttgctgCAGTCTGTGGGTTAAATATTTCTTTAGGGCTATTGTTTGTTGATCAACGTTCCACAGTTTGTGAAGCCTCCTGTGTTTGTCCTTAACACTAATCAGATATCTCCCAGAAGCCAAATTTGAATTAAAAGGAAGCCTTGAAATATACCAACATGTCTTTAGACTTTCTTTTAACTAAAAAAGGACACAAGGATGCTAGAACAGAGTGCATTTATATTCATTATAATAAAGTTCACTAAAGACAAATCACCTAACAAACGCAAACCTATTAAAATTAtagcaaaaaaatatttttgtctttaggCCATTTTGATCTGTCAAATATTAATTCGCCCAAAAATACAAGTAATCATGTTGTGAAGTGGTATCGATGAGGCTAACGACCTCCTTTTGTCTTACACACACTTTGCCATATTTACCATTGACCTTGGCACTACTTTGATAGAGGTGAGGTGATAACGGGGGCCGCTCCGGTCAGCATAGTCCTGTTAACCATCCTCAAAGTTAACACCCCACCACTCTGCCCTTTTGGGGTCTCAGGTGATCCATATAAAAGGTGTCCTGGTCCaaccaggagacacacagtGAAGGAACACACTGCCACAGTGAACTCTGTCCCATCAGAAGTCCAGTAGAAATCCATTTGTGTCCAGAGCTTCATTCATTTAACTGCTGCCATGTGGAAGGACTGCAGCAACGGTAAGAACAGTCTCATACTCTGTaatagaaaaggaaaacaacagataatcagtttttttatgtgtaatcTGCAGCCATGTCTTAGTTGCAGTAAATGTCTTTTGTGATCTGAATTGGATGAAATagttcagggtttttttttttacctgcctGCTGCAGCAGGCTGAAGGTCTTACTGTGCTAAGATGAATTAAACAGGACATCCAGTTGAAATGACCATTTGTGTATACACATTAGGTCTCGTTGTGTGTTGTATCTACCTGAGCAGCTAATGTTGGAAACATGACTAATTGGAAGGAGAATTTTAAATTCCTTTATTCatcccacagtggggaaatCTAGATGACCACAAACTGCatgctgcttttttaaatgCCGCTGATGCAAAAGTTTGTATTTCACAGTCTAAACAAGGTATCTGGTTTAGTTGCACGGTGACCGGACAGTCCTTCGGTCACAATACGTAGAACAGATGAGTAATATGGAATTAGTCCCGGATCTGATGTGGAACCTGTTGTCTTCTCTTCCGTCAGATGACACCAGATCTGCAGCCTCCGGCGGCAGCTCCTCCCGCGGCGCCAGCCGCAGAAAGAGAACCAGTTTCTCCAAAGAGCACGTGGAGCTCCTACGTGCCACCTTTGAAACCGACCCCTACCCCGGCATCAGCCTCAGGGAGAGCCTGTCCCAGACCACGGGCCTGCCAGAGTCACGCATCCAGGTACGCAGTCACCTCCTGCACCCTTTTCCTTCAGCAAGCCTTATATGTGCAAGAAATCTTCTAATATGTTATACTTTTGTATGCATAGACACATTGATGCTTTGCAgaaagtacaaacacacacacacacacacgtagttGTGGTTTCGGGGAGTTTGCACTGTGGGTCTTATCATAAAAAGCCTCTGTTTTCAAATGCTTCCTGCATAGAATGCAGATAGTGCTATCACTCTATCTCTGTATTTCTTTATCTGCAGCGATGACACAAGCTGCTTTTATCGGGGCCTTGTTTGACTGGACAGATTGACTGTACAACAAACTGTGACAGCTGGGAGCCATTAGCCGTGCTCGGCCCCTCCCTCATTGGTGCCTAGAAAATGATTAACAGAGCAGAATGAGTTGCTCTATCGTTCCTTCATTGGCTCTAAACTCAAActttttcctgtgtttcctgttcaggtgtGGTTTCAGAACAGAAGAGCTCGCACCCTCAAGTGCAAAGGAGCCAAGAAGGCCCTGTGGCAGAGCGACCCCCCAGGCCAGGAGGCCGTCCCTCCACCACACGCTGTCGCCAACGTGAGACCACAGCTGGGCCCTCTTCCCCTGCCACCGCAGGGACCCCCGCCGGCGTACCCAGCTCAGgtgaaggaggagatggaggaagcCTGCTACTATTCACAGTGTCCGCCGACCTACTCCACCGTTGAGGAGCACGGCCATTACAGCTCCATGTTTGGGCTGCAGCAGGGCAGATTGCTGGGCAGCAGCTCTAGTCCCCCCCTGAGGTGCTTCTGGTCCCAGACCAGCAGCCAGACCTCCCCTCACTCGCCATTGTGGTGCAACTCTCCTCGGGGGGTCGGCGGCTAcggctccagctccttcatgtATCCAGGATCGGCGGAGCAGCAGACATACATGACCTCCTCGACCTCCCACTCCTCCACCCCAGACACCCCCGATTCTGGATACTGGGATGCCGGCGTGGAGAGCAGCCCCCCGCAGGAAGGTCAGTGCTCGCAGCTGGAGGATTCGTGGAGCGGCGCTGCCCTGGAGGGCTGCAGGGAGCCCAGACATGCAGGCCTGATCCAGCACGCCCCCCTGCCTGAGCTGTCCTTGCAGGAGATTCTTGGGGAGCTAAATGAGGACTGGCTGGGAGGAGAGGGCCTGGATTGTCATATTATCGAGGAGAAAGCGGCTTTCTGCTGATGTCTCTGTTACCAGGATGTTAAACGGACAGAAATCACgtgtatcattttaattttagtcttttgtgtacatagaaaaaaaaaagtcaaaatgttggAAACTGGATCCATATTTTCAAAATCCTTTTCTATTTATGCTTAGTTATGCTTCACTTACAGCAGCTTATTCTGgttaatgtatttattcatccattcactATTTATAACGTGTATTTATGATTTTCTGCacttttatataaataaatcagtggtAATAAAGCACAACTGCATTTTTTGAGCATTTTTTCATCATCTGAGTTTGTTAATTACAATGGAGTGAAATCCATGACATAAATTCCTTTTGCTCTCCAGATGTGATAGATTTACTGTTGGATCAGGGAGAGAAAGTAGGTCACACACCACAACCAGTAGATGGCGCCTGTGAGCCGGTTCTCTCATCTCAGAGAGAACCAAAAAGAGAGTGAAGTCCAGCTTACAATGTTAAAATCATAAATGAAaccttttgaaatgaaatcagacaTAAGAATGTTTCAGCAaactgcatataaacatacatacaacTTTTGTGCAGCTTTGAGGCTGAGAAAATATTTCTATGAAGCTTTATTCCAaaactttgttttattaaagagCTGGAGTCATTTTGTAAACCCAACAtgtttaaaaacttttttttttttttttttttactttccccCAAATGCAGCATCAGTAAGTCCACCATGAGGTACTGAAGGTTAAACTGTCAGGTCAAGATGAAAGTTATATCATCTTTTTAGCATCTGCCAAAGCCCCCGGTGTGCGTCAGTCCTCTGTTCTCCCCTGACCTGATGACCCCGGCGTGCATTTCTTCATCGAGCCATGTGATGGAAAAAGCCCAGGACAGTTCACAGGATGTTAGGCTTGAGGCTTCACACTGCTTTCCCACAGGAGTGAAATGTGCTCCAGTTGTTTATACTGTTTTGGCCTCCTGCCTTCATCCTCAAGATGCAAGGAAGGGTGTTGTCCTTTTGTTAGTGTCTGGCGTGGGTTCCTGTCcccagaaaaaacacacaataggCAGGCGGGAACGTGACTCCTCCGCCTGAAGGGCCCACAAAACAACCCGACAGAGGAAATGTTGCAGACCGTCAGCGGCTGACGTGCATCAGGCAGGTGGTCGACGGCACAATGCTCCACAAACAAGATGCAGACAGCTGAAGGAAGAGAGAACGGCCAAGAACCCAAAAGAAGATCTCAAGAATTACTGTTACTGATACCTGCAGGCTGTTTCTTCTTTTGgcgagcaaaaaaaaaaatctatcctTCATCAACACATCAATGTTCACGAACTCTCAATATAATCTCAAAATAAGAGCAAACTAAATAAACAGTCAATGCTTTTATATTAACAACATGATTATTTGGACTATTAGACAAAGTTGAATTTGTTGATTAAACTCCACAGAGGCCGGATCCTGCAGTGGACGTGGCCCTTATTGGGTCTATGGGGGGGTTTGCTGAGATCACCTTCATAACGAACAGAACTGATCTTGGCGTGTTTTGGGCTCCTGCAGGATGAGGCCCCTGAATTTGGTCACCGCTCCTCTATTGAGAAACTGTGCGATCAGCTCTTGggcaactttgtgatgtcacaacaaggACCTGAAATCGTAACGTTTTTTCTTTGAGCGCGCTAAAAACTTCAACTAAAACTCCAAGAAAAGGACAGAATATGGACCAGttaagtaaacacacaaacacaaaactgaagcaGACGACCCAGAGTCAGTGGGAACGACTGTAATTCCTCTTTCATTATTATCCCCCAATCTGTTAACAACTCTTGGAATAAAGTTGGCGGACAAACTTTCCCAGaactacaaataaataatgaacgCCATCAGGCTCCTTCAGAAAGACAACTGTTGCTGAaatattgttgattttgtttgtttacctgaGATGTGACGGGATGTTTTGACAGCTCCCGCACTGACtaagtgaaaacagaaatatccaCCAGACTTTCAGATGTTACTGGAAAAAATGATCCACGCCGTTAGACACGCTTGGAAGAAATATTTCTGGTGCTACTCGGCCGCCTGTTAGCTGTAAATGATTCGTCTTGTTTCCCCTCATCTTGACCttgttgttgtgattgtgtAACAGCAACGTTTCCTCATTCAGTTATCTAGATTCACGATTCACAATGTAGAGCGA
Encoded here:
- the tmem254 gene encoding transmembrane protein 254 — encoded protein: MAKSDGCDYFKRTSLFWIVFVTFGVGYFTCVVFAPEKIPFELLGPFGTFSRYLVDNHAEVMYKGWWAALAIHVVEALVALKVCSNKGINSTTTRLMWVFQTFLFGFASLGPLLKYNPKRPKQH